A genomic window from Phyllopteryx taeniolatus isolate TA_2022b chromosome 2, UOR_Ptae_1.2, whole genome shotgun sequence includes:
- the rs1a gene encoding retinoschisin 1a, protein MGAGLLAPFTLSAVLCEGCCKMAHNVRTFPPALLFMAANVILGSHAQEAGVSEAWTSSSCKCDCDEGVSPTQISSIGSSAVRGVDCMPECPYHKPLGFEAGSVSPDQITCSNEDQYSGWFSSWLPNKARLNSQGFGCAWLSKFQDNSQWLQIDLREVMVVSGILTQGRCDTDEWVTKYSVQYRTDEKLNWIFYKDQTGNNRVFYGNSDRSSSVQNLLRPPIVARYIRILPLGWHTRIALRLELLLCMNKCA, encoded by the exons ATGGGTGCTGGTTTGCTTGCTCCTTTCACGCTCAGTGCTGTCCTGTGTGAAGGCTGCTGCAAGATGGCTCACAACGTGCGTACTTTCCCGCCTGCCCTGCTTTTTATGGCCGCTAACG TGATCCTCGGCAGCCACGCTCAAGAG GCGGGTGTGTCTGAGGCGTGGACCAGCAGTTCGTGCAAATGCGACTGTGATGAAGGCGTGTCGCCAACTCAGATCTCCTCCATCGGTTCCTCTGCAGTCAGAGGAGTGGACTGCATGCCAG AGTGTCCGTACCATAAGCCTCTGGGCTTCGAGGCTGGATCGGTGAGTCCAGACCAGATTACCTGCTCCAATGAGGACCAGTATAGCGGATGGTTCTCCTCTTGGCTCCCAAACAAGGCTCGGCTCAACAGTCAAGGTTTTGG GTGTGCGTGGCTCTCCAAGTTCCAAGACAACAGCCAGTGGCTGCAGATTGACCTGAGAGAGGTCATGGTGGTCTCTGGGATCCTGACTCAGGGCCGCTGTGACACAGACGAGTGGGTGACCAAGTACAGCGTGCAGTACCGCACTGACGAAAAACTCAACTGGATCTTTTACAAGGACCAGACTGGGAATAACAGG GTGTTTTACGGGAACTCGGACCGTTCGTCGTCCGTGCAGAACCTCCTGCGGCCGCCCATCGTGGCGCGCTACATTCGCATCCTGCCCCTGGGGTGGCACACGCGCATCGCTCTGCGTCTGGAGCTGCTGCTCTGCATGAACAAATGTGCCTGA
- the cdkl5 gene encoding cyclin-dependent kinase-like 5 isoform X1, with translation MNKFEVLGIVGEGAYGVVLKCRHKETNELVAIKKFKDSEENEEVKETTLRELKMLRTLKQDNIVELKEAFRRRGKLYLVFEYVERNMLELLEELPNGAAPDKVRSYIYQLIKAINWCHKNEIVHRDIKPENLLISSEDVLKLCDFGFARNLSEGTDANYTEYVATRWYRSPELLLGAPYGKAVDMWSVGCILGELSDGQPLFPGESEIDQLFTIQKVLGPLPAEQMKLFYNNPRFHGIRFPSVTHPQTLERRYQGILSGLMLDLMKNLLLLNPTERYLTEQSLNHPAFQPLRQVERERPSPASPNPPRSSKRKTHHHGENTVPTRSHTKSSSQRRSNSKECSSLPRHGDLHHLGNENFLNGNKPPSSLSPTLHPKSQYLSQTLNRSASSSKDLVNNNLPHLLSPKEVKNKSEFDFNLGPSPKLPDQGHGAKYGPSKPSGSSRSQQQQQQQQQQQGGRHTFLESKTNTMQSGGDKQHGRHSHSVADSAHGSMSSSSKSSASYLSLSKSHSALSDAKSVGNLSDGRLHPDDPNSNTTAAAGPSARFFPTSCLDLNAPSAAQGPPGSPSARHSDHSGHSPASRSSSNVRMESSTLDSSSRHKSRQKYLAPEEAKAPELLDPGGAGMPSTHTLPSPHDSYHYGLGYSSPFSSQQRPQRHSMYVRRERHRPHAVEAGMAGLPTPGQAIPTRASSLQLLSPQLQHRTTLTGHSVSSSREDCTDGMSRSEQPPKDMSHPCAPIKDSTRDNTAAFHTQRPPKNEVGMYHDPHGEDGVSSKENRMIFTESMPRRVGSFYRVPSPRPDNSSSFHDGVGQGRGPVVPVVPGNPVSMANHSKRQTAFDWSAAEAMVMNPPEPAKEKEKQGFFRAIKKKKKKAQITDMADGRNPSIRKSLFPLFSSKNSLKHNSAVKVLPVVPSPMLQQQAPPPPYPATTGPGNAPEHLSQQRGTKSSSHHGSRRKNRERSRDRDREREQSRERDRDRERERGRERVTEWPTEKTVDSHTQSQPLKSLRRLLHLSPSPNQGPPPPPPPPPADLRFQPPLPNPPQPSSKAVYPEGRGHAESRGHSGASGSSQAKSRKASYPLPGQLESAWHVSALQRAEGAQFTAEQLGIKPGQNGPIFTRASRARMPNLNDLKETAL, from the exons ATGAATAAGTTTGAAGTCCTTGGCATTGTGGGTGAAG GCGCATATGGAGTGGTGCTCAAGTGCAGACATAAG GAAACCAATGAGCTGGTGGCTATCAAGAAGTTCAAAGACAGCGAAG AAAATGAGGAGGTTAAGGAGACGACCCTTCGGGAGCTGAAGATGCTTCGCACGCTGAAGCAGGACAACATCGTTGAGCTGAAGGAAGCCTTTCGCCGCAGGGGGAAGCTCTACCTCGTCTTTGAATACGTAGAGAGG AACATGCTGGAGCTGTTGGAGGAACTTCCTAACGGTGCAGCGCCAGATAAAGTGCGAAGTTACATCTACCAGCTTATCAAGGCCATCAACTGGTGTCACAAGAATGAGATCGTGCACAGAG ATATCAAACCAGAGAACCTGCTCATCAGCTCCGAGGATGTCCTCAAGCTCTGTGACTttg GTTTTGCACGTAACCTGTCTGAAGGCACCGACGCCAACTACACCGAGTACGTGGCCACGAGGTGGTACCGTTCACCTGAGCTGCTGCTCGG GGCTCCTTATGGCAAGGCGGTGGACATGTGGTCAGTGGGGTGCATCCTCGGGGAGCTGAGTGACGGGCAGCCCTTGTTTCCAGGCGAAAGCGAGATTGATCAG tTATTCACTATTCAGAAGGTCCTTGGACCGCTTCCTGCTGAGCAGATGAAACTCTTCTACAACAACCCTCGGTTTCACGGAATCAGG TTTCCCTCAGTTACTCATCCTCAGACATTGGAGAGAAGGTACCAAGGCATTTTAAGCGGCTTGATGTTGGATCTTATGAAG AACCTGCTGCTTCTCAACCCTACCGAGCGCTATCTGACTGAGCAGAGTCTGAATCATCCAGCCTTCCAGCCTCTGAGGCAGGTGGAGAGAGAGAGGCCTTCGCCTGCCTCGCCCAACCCTCCACGCTCCTCCAAGAGGAAAACACACCATCATGGAGAGAACACAGTCCCTACAAG GAGTCATACCAAAAGCTCAAGCCAACGGCGCTCCAACAGCAAAGAATGTTCAAGTCTCCCACGTCATGGAGACCTCCATCACCTCGGCAACGAGAATTTCCTGAATGGTAACAAACCCCCGTCGAGTTTAAGTCCGACACTTCATCCCAAGAGTCAGTACCTGTCCCAGACCCTCAATCGCTCTGCCTCGTCCAGCAAAGATCTAGTGAATAACAACCTGCCGCACCTCCTCAGTCCCAAAGAAgtcaaaaacaaatctgagtTCGATTTCAATTTGGGACCCTCGCCCAAGTTGCCAGACCAAGGACACGGTGCAAAGTATGGCCCCAGCAAGCCCAGCGGCTCCTCTCGctctcagcagcagcagcaacaacaacaacagcagcaaggTGGGCGCCACACCTTCTTGGAAAGCAAGACCAACACCATGCAGTCAGGAGGAGACAAACAACACGGCAGACACTCCCACAGCGTGGCCGACTCAGCCCACGGATCCATGTCGTCGTCGTCCAAAAGCTCAGCCTCTTATCTCAGCCTGTCCAAAAGCCACAGCGCTCTGAGCGATGCCAAATCCGTAGGGAACCTCAGCGACGGTCGACTTCACCCTGATGACCCAAACTCCAATACAACAGCAGCGGCGGGGCCCAGCGCCCGTTTCTTCCCTACGAGCTGTCTAGACCTCAACGCCCCATCAGCGGCCCAGGGGCCACCCGGCAGCCCCTCGGCACGACACAGTGATCACTCCGGGCACAGCCCCGCATCCCGTAGCAGCAGCAATGTCCGCATGGAGAGCAGTACACTCGACTCCTCCTCCAGGCACAAGTCTAGACAAAAATATCTGGCTCCAG AGGAGGCGAAAGCTCCAGAGCTCTTAGACCCAGGGGGCGCAGGGATGCCCTCCACCCACACGCTGCCCTCCCCGCATGATTCGTACCATTATGGCCTGGGTTACTCGTCCCCCTTCTCCTCTCAGCAACGGCCTCAACGCCACTCCATGTACGTGAGGAGAGAGCGCCACCGACCTCATGCCGTAGAAGCCGGGATGGCGGGCTTGCCCACTCCGGGTCAGGCGATACCAACGCGAGCCTCTAGTCTGCAGCTCCTTTCTCCGCAACTGCAGCACAGGACTACCCTCACCGGACACTCAGTGAGCTCCTCCAGGGAGGACTGCACGGATGGCATGAGCAGG AGTGAGCAGCCCCCTAAAGACATGAGCCACCCTTGTGCCCCCATCAAAGATTCCACGAGGGACAACACTGCTGCTTTTCATACTCAGCGACCGCCGAAAAATGAG GTCGGTATGTACCATGACCCTCATGGAGAGGATGGAGTGTCCTCCAAAGAGAACCGAATGATCTTCACTGAGTCCATGCCTCGAAGAGTTGGCAGTTTTTACAGAG TACCGTCCCCCAGACCGGATAACTCCTCGTCTTTCCATGATGGTGTCGGGCAGGGTCGAGGACCAGTCGTACCCGTTGTCCCTGGCAACCCTGTTTCCATGGCCAACCACTCCAAACGCCAGACTGCCTTTGACTG GAGCGCTGCAGAAGCAATGGTGATGAATCCTCCAGAGCCCGCCaaagagaaggaaaaacaaGGCTTCTTCAGagccattaaaaagaaaaagaagaaggcaCAAATA ACAGACATGGCAGACGGGAGGAACCCCAGTATCAGGAAAAGCCTTTTCCCTCTCTTCAGCTCCAAGAACAGCTTAAAGCACAACTCAGCTGTCAAAGTCCTTCCGGTGGTGCCCTCACCCATGCTACAACAGCAGGCTCCTCCACCACCATATCCTGCTACAACA GGACCTGGGAATGCTCCAGAGCATTTGTCCCAGCAGAGGGGCACCAAGTCATCCTCGCACCACGGAAGCCGCCGGAAAAACCGAGAGCGATCCCGAGACAGAGACCGGGAACGGGAGCAGAGCCGAGAACGCGACAGGGACAGAGAGAGGGAAAGAGGAAGGGAGAGAGTGACTGAGTGGCCAACAGAAAAAACAGTGGACTCACACACTCAG AGCCAACCGCTGAAGTCCCTTCGCAGGCTCCTTCACCTCTCCCCTTCTCCAAACCAAggcccgcctcctcctcctcctcctcctcccgcaGACCTGCGCTTCCAGCCCCCTCTCCCCAACCCCCCTCAGCCCTCCTCCAAAGCCGTCTACCCCGAGGGCCGAGGGCACGCCGAGAGCCGGGGCCACTCGGGGGCGAGCGGCTCGTCCCAGGCCAAGAGCCGCAAGGCCAGCTACCCGCTCCCGGGCCAGCTGGAGTCCGCCTGGCACGTGTCGGCCTTGCAGCGGGCCGAGGGCGCGCAGTTCACGGCCGAACAGCTGGGCATCAAACCGGGGCAAAACGGACCCATCTTTACCCGTGCCTCCCGCGCCAGAATGCCAAACCTCAATGACCTGAAGGAGACGGCGCTCTAA
- the cdkl5 gene encoding cyclin-dependent kinase-like 5 isoform X2, giving the protein MNKFEVLGIVGEGAYGVVLKCRHKETNELVAIKKFKDSEENEEVKETTLRELKMLRTLKQDNIVELKEAFRRRGKLYLVFEYVERNMLELLEELPNGAAPDKVRSYIYQLIKAINWCHKNEIVHRDIKPENLLISSEDVLKLCDFGFARNLSEGTDANYTEYVATRWYRSPELLLGAPYGKAVDMWSVGCILGELSDGQPLFPGESEIDQLFTIQKVLGPLPAEQMKLFYNNPRFHGIRFPSVTHPQTLERRYQGILSGLMLDLMKNLLLLNPTERYLTEQSLNHPAFQPLRQVERERPSPASPNPPRSSKRKTHHHGENTVPTRSHTKSSSQRRSNSKECSSLPRHGDLHHLGNENFLNGNKPPSSLSPTLHPKSQYLSQTLNRSASSSKDLVNNNLPHLLSPKEVKNKSEFDFNLGPSPKLPDQGHGAKYGPSKPSGSSRSQQQQQQQQQQQGGRHTFLESKTNTMQSGGDKQHGRHSHSVADSAHGSMSSSSKSSASYLSLSKSHSALSDAKSVGNLSDGRLHPDDPNSNTTAAAGPSARFFPTSCLDLNAPSAAQGPPGSPSARHSDHSGHSPASRSSSNVRMESSTLDSSSRHKSRQKYLAPEEAKAPELLDPGGAGMPSTHTLPSPHDSYHYGLGYSSPFSSQQRPQRHSMYVRRERHRPHAVEAGMAGLPTPGQAIPTRASSLQLLSPQLQHRTTLTGHSVSSSREDCTDGMSRSEQPPKDMSHPCAPIKDSTRDNTAAFHTQRPPKNEVGMYHDPHGEDGVSSKENRMIFTESMPRRVGSFYRVPSPRPDNSSSFHDGVGQGRGPVVPVVPGNPVSMANHSKRQTAFDWSAAEAMVMNPPEPAKEKEKQGFFRAIKKKKKKAQITDMADGRNPSIRKSLFPLFSSKNSLKHNSAVKVLPVVPSPMLQQQAPPPPYPATTSQPLKSLRRLLHLSPSPNQGPPPPPPPPPADLRFQPPLPNPPQPSSKAVYPEGRGHAESRGHSGASGSSQAKSRKASYPLPGQLESAWHVSALQRAEGAQFTAEQLGIKPGQNGPIFTRASRARMPNLNDLKETAL; this is encoded by the exons ATGAATAAGTTTGAAGTCCTTGGCATTGTGGGTGAAG GCGCATATGGAGTGGTGCTCAAGTGCAGACATAAG GAAACCAATGAGCTGGTGGCTATCAAGAAGTTCAAAGACAGCGAAG AAAATGAGGAGGTTAAGGAGACGACCCTTCGGGAGCTGAAGATGCTTCGCACGCTGAAGCAGGACAACATCGTTGAGCTGAAGGAAGCCTTTCGCCGCAGGGGGAAGCTCTACCTCGTCTTTGAATACGTAGAGAGG AACATGCTGGAGCTGTTGGAGGAACTTCCTAACGGTGCAGCGCCAGATAAAGTGCGAAGTTACATCTACCAGCTTATCAAGGCCATCAACTGGTGTCACAAGAATGAGATCGTGCACAGAG ATATCAAACCAGAGAACCTGCTCATCAGCTCCGAGGATGTCCTCAAGCTCTGTGACTttg GTTTTGCACGTAACCTGTCTGAAGGCACCGACGCCAACTACACCGAGTACGTGGCCACGAGGTGGTACCGTTCACCTGAGCTGCTGCTCGG GGCTCCTTATGGCAAGGCGGTGGACATGTGGTCAGTGGGGTGCATCCTCGGGGAGCTGAGTGACGGGCAGCCCTTGTTTCCAGGCGAAAGCGAGATTGATCAG tTATTCACTATTCAGAAGGTCCTTGGACCGCTTCCTGCTGAGCAGATGAAACTCTTCTACAACAACCCTCGGTTTCACGGAATCAGG TTTCCCTCAGTTACTCATCCTCAGACATTGGAGAGAAGGTACCAAGGCATTTTAAGCGGCTTGATGTTGGATCTTATGAAG AACCTGCTGCTTCTCAACCCTACCGAGCGCTATCTGACTGAGCAGAGTCTGAATCATCCAGCCTTCCAGCCTCTGAGGCAGGTGGAGAGAGAGAGGCCTTCGCCTGCCTCGCCCAACCCTCCACGCTCCTCCAAGAGGAAAACACACCATCATGGAGAGAACACAGTCCCTACAAG GAGTCATACCAAAAGCTCAAGCCAACGGCGCTCCAACAGCAAAGAATGTTCAAGTCTCCCACGTCATGGAGACCTCCATCACCTCGGCAACGAGAATTTCCTGAATGGTAACAAACCCCCGTCGAGTTTAAGTCCGACACTTCATCCCAAGAGTCAGTACCTGTCCCAGACCCTCAATCGCTCTGCCTCGTCCAGCAAAGATCTAGTGAATAACAACCTGCCGCACCTCCTCAGTCCCAAAGAAgtcaaaaacaaatctgagtTCGATTTCAATTTGGGACCCTCGCCCAAGTTGCCAGACCAAGGACACGGTGCAAAGTATGGCCCCAGCAAGCCCAGCGGCTCCTCTCGctctcagcagcagcagcaacaacaacaacagcagcaaggTGGGCGCCACACCTTCTTGGAAAGCAAGACCAACACCATGCAGTCAGGAGGAGACAAACAACACGGCAGACACTCCCACAGCGTGGCCGACTCAGCCCACGGATCCATGTCGTCGTCGTCCAAAAGCTCAGCCTCTTATCTCAGCCTGTCCAAAAGCCACAGCGCTCTGAGCGATGCCAAATCCGTAGGGAACCTCAGCGACGGTCGACTTCACCCTGATGACCCAAACTCCAATACAACAGCAGCGGCGGGGCCCAGCGCCCGTTTCTTCCCTACGAGCTGTCTAGACCTCAACGCCCCATCAGCGGCCCAGGGGCCACCCGGCAGCCCCTCGGCACGACACAGTGATCACTCCGGGCACAGCCCCGCATCCCGTAGCAGCAGCAATGTCCGCATGGAGAGCAGTACACTCGACTCCTCCTCCAGGCACAAGTCTAGACAAAAATATCTGGCTCCAG AGGAGGCGAAAGCTCCAGAGCTCTTAGACCCAGGGGGCGCAGGGATGCCCTCCACCCACACGCTGCCCTCCCCGCATGATTCGTACCATTATGGCCTGGGTTACTCGTCCCCCTTCTCCTCTCAGCAACGGCCTCAACGCCACTCCATGTACGTGAGGAGAGAGCGCCACCGACCTCATGCCGTAGAAGCCGGGATGGCGGGCTTGCCCACTCCGGGTCAGGCGATACCAACGCGAGCCTCTAGTCTGCAGCTCCTTTCTCCGCAACTGCAGCACAGGACTACCCTCACCGGACACTCAGTGAGCTCCTCCAGGGAGGACTGCACGGATGGCATGAGCAGG AGTGAGCAGCCCCCTAAAGACATGAGCCACCCTTGTGCCCCCATCAAAGATTCCACGAGGGACAACACTGCTGCTTTTCATACTCAGCGACCGCCGAAAAATGAG GTCGGTATGTACCATGACCCTCATGGAGAGGATGGAGTGTCCTCCAAAGAGAACCGAATGATCTTCACTGAGTCCATGCCTCGAAGAGTTGGCAGTTTTTACAGAG TACCGTCCCCCAGACCGGATAACTCCTCGTCTTTCCATGATGGTGTCGGGCAGGGTCGAGGACCAGTCGTACCCGTTGTCCCTGGCAACCCTGTTTCCATGGCCAACCACTCCAAACGCCAGACTGCCTTTGACTG GAGCGCTGCAGAAGCAATGGTGATGAATCCTCCAGAGCCCGCCaaagagaaggaaaaacaaGGCTTCTTCAGagccattaaaaagaaaaagaagaaggcaCAAATA ACAGACATGGCAGACGGGAGGAACCCCAGTATCAGGAAAAGCCTTTTCCCTCTCTTCAGCTCCAAGAACAGCTTAAAGCACAACTCAGCTGTCAAAGTCCTTCCGGTGGTGCCCTCACCCATGCTACAACAGCAGGCTCCTCCACCACCATATCCTGCTACAACA AGCCAACCGCTGAAGTCCCTTCGCAGGCTCCTTCACCTCTCCCCTTCTCCAAACCAAggcccgcctcctcctcctcctcctcctcccgcaGACCTGCGCTTCCAGCCCCCTCTCCCCAACCCCCCTCAGCCCTCCTCCAAAGCCGTCTACCCCGAGGGCCGAGGGCACGCCGAGAGCCGGGGCCACTCGGGGGCGAGCGGCTCGTCCCAGGCCAAGAGCCGCAAGGCCAGCTACCCGCTCCCGGGCCAGCTGGAGTCCGCCTGGCACGTGTCGGCCTTGCAGCGGGCCGAGGGCGCGCAGTTCACGGCCGAACAGCTGGGCATCAAACCGGGGCAAAACGGACCCATCTTTACCCGTGCCTCCCGCGCCAGAATGCCAAACCTCAATGACCTGAAGGAGACGGCGCTCTAA